Sequence from the Anaerolineae bacterium genome:
CCATACGCTTGACCATCAACGGTGATGCTACCCTCATCACCAATGTTAAAAACGCCAATCTCGCGTCGCTCGGCAAAGTAGTCAGCCCTCAGAGCCGCGCCACCTTCAAGGCGCAGGGGTTGCTTTGTGGGCGTAGCTGCCCCCACAATCATCCGGTCAATGTGTAAATAGACCAATTTGATTTCATCGGGTACAAACAGATCAGTCACCAGAAATTCATCTCTGATTTCAGCGGTGTTCATCCTGGTAAAACTTTGCGGGTCTCGTGAATATCGAATTTCCATTTTTTGATTACTCCGGTTTTCTTTAGTTATATGTTTATTTTGTTTATTTAGCGGGAGACACGGCCAGATGCATCACCGCCCATCAGTTTCTCAACTTCCGCCACGGCGACCATATTGAAGTCACCAAAAATCGTGTGCTTCAGGCAAGATGCGGCCACGGCAAAATTGAGCGCCTGCTGCGGATTGTTCTGGTAAGTCCGCAAACCATAGATAAGGCCGCCCATAAAACCGTCAAACCACCGGCCTTATAGATTCAAAATTTCTTGCCATACGGTTTCGTCAACCGGAATGCCGTTGGTCAGATTCTCCCGGCGGGTTCTGAGGACACGCTCACCGGGGAACAATACTTCGGCGGCGGATGCGTCAGGTTGGGCCTGATGCAAATCGGCGATGATATTTTGAACTTCCTGCTCAACCCAAGCCGCGCCGACAGGTTGGGTAATGTCAAAAGCAATAAACACTTGCGATATGCCAAATTCGGCTTCGCGTTGCCTGATCTGGTAGGTGGCCAGTCCGCCGGTAATCAACGTGGCGGTCATATCAAGCAACAAAGCCAGCCCGGAACCCTTCCAATAGCCGATGGGGAGGGGGCGTCCGGATTCCAGAATCACAGTGGCATCCTGAGTGGGCCGGCCAGCCTGGTCAAAGCCACCCGGCACCGGCAGTTTTTCACCACGGCGGCTGACCACTTCCAGTTTGCCAAAAGAAAACTGGGTCATGGCCATGTCAAGCACCACCGGGCCTTCCTGGCGGGGAACGGCCAGCACCAGTGGATTGTTGCCCAACCGGATATCGTGGCTGCCATACGGCGGCATCACCGCAGTGGCGTTGGTCCAACATAACAAAACAAAACCGACTTCGGCAGCCACCTGGCCATACGCACCGGCGCGCATCCAGTGATTGGTATTACGTAGCCCCACACAACCCAGGCCATGTTCGCGGGCCAGTTCCATCGCCCGATTGGTAGCAGCCAGCGCATTGAGTGGGCCGGGGCCAAGGTTGCCGTCCCATTGTTCCCACGCGCCAAAAGACGCAACAAGTTCCGGTTCCGCTTCGATATTTAAAGACCCGTGTTCAATTTGTTGAATAAAGAAAGGAAATCGGTTCCAGCCGTGTGAAACCACGCCATCCAGGCTATTTTGGGCAAAGATGTTGGCTAACTGATCGGCCCGATCCGCTGTAAAACCCACGTTCAACAGCACCCGCTGGAATTCTTGTTTCATCTCTGCAAACGGGATACGAATAATACGACTTGTTGCCACCGCTCACTGCTCCAATTATTGCTCTATGCGCGCATCACAATTTTGCGGCAGCCTGTTGGGCCAACTTCAAGCCGGCCGCGGCGCTGTTGGTTACAAATTTGGCATCATTTCCCATACCGATAAAGCGAAACCCTTGTTCAATCCGTTTCACCACCGTATCCGGTGCGCCAACGTCAATACCCGGGATTTTGCCGGTGTTGCGACAAGCCTGCACCACAGCCTCTAGAGCGCCGGCATGTTCTGGATGGTTGGCGGCCTCGCGCGGCGGAAACCCCATGGAAAGCGACAGGTCGGCCGGCCCCACCACGCAGCCGTCAATGCCTGGCACGGCCATGATTGCCTCGGCGTTTTCTACGGCTTGCACACTTTCAATTTGCACCGTCACCAGAAGCTGCTCGGTGATCCACTCTGCGTAATCGTCGCCATAGGCCAGGGCGTGCCCCCAACCGAATGATCGCTCTCCTTCAGGTGGATATCGACACGCAGAGACAACGGCTTTCGCCTCTTCAACCGTATCCACCATAGGGACGATGAGGCCCAATATCCCGGCGTCAAGCAACTGCCCAATCAGAGTGAAACTGTTGTACGCTACCCGGGCAAATGGCATCGCCGGGCCGGCGCAAACAGCAATGAGGCTCTGCATTAGCAAATTTTGTCCCCAGGCACCATGCTGGCTGTCAAGCATCACAAAATCAATCCCGCTATGGCTAAGAAACTCGGCCGCAACCGGCGAGCCAAGTTTAGCCGAATAGCCAAAGGCCGGCTCGCCCCGCAGCAATTTTTGTTTGGCGGTATTGATTTTCATGGTGGGTTAACCCTACCCTTTTTTAGCAACCACCCCGCGCAGTTCAATTTCGTTCGCTCGATGGCAACTCACATAATGGCGGGGCGAAATCTCCTCTTGCACCGGCGTTTTGGTACGGCATATCTCGGTGGCGTAACGGCAGCGCGGATGGAAATAACAACCCGATGGCGGATTTGCCGGGTCGGCTACTTCGCCCTCCAGCACAATGCGCTCCGAACGCAGGCGGGGATCGGGCTTGGGCACCGCCGACATCAGCGCCTCGGTGTAAGGATGGCGGGGATGGTAAAAGAGTTCATCCGTCTTCGCTATCTCGACAATTTTGCCGACATACATCACGGCCACCCGCTCGCTGATGTGTTTAACCACACTCAAATCGTGCGCCACAAAGAGATAGGTCAGGCCCAATTGCGATTGTAGTTCCAGCATCAGGTTAAGAATCTGCGCCTGCACCGAAACATCAAGCGCCGAAACCGGCTCGTCGGCCACAATCAATTGCGGATTCAGCGCGAGCGCTCGGGCAATACCAATCCGCTGGCGCTGCCCGCCGCTGAATGCGTGCGGATACCGCCGCATGTACTCCGGCCGCAACCCCACCAAATTCAGCAATTCGGCCACACGCTCCATCCGTTGCTGGCGGTTTTTTACACCATGCACCAGTAACGGCTCGCCTACAATATCAAGCAATGTCATCCGCGGGTTGAGTGAAGAAAAAGGGTCTTGAAAGATCATCTGCATTTGGGAGCGCAGGTGTTGTACCTTGCTTTCGGGCATGGCGGCCACATCTATCGGTTCGCCACCATTGGTGCGAAAGAATATTTGCCCCTCCGTTGGGTCAATGGCCCGCAAAATGCAGCGCGATGTAGTTGTTTTGCCGCAGCCGCTTTCGCCCACGAGTGAGAGCGTTTCACCTTTGTTGATGTAAAAAGTCACATCATCTACAGCCCGGACGTGCCCTACCACCCTTTGTAAAACCCCTCTCCGAATGGGGAAGAACTTACGCAAGTTTTTAACATCGAGTAGCACTTGACCGTTAGAATTATCCACGTTCAACTTCACCTTCTTGAAATAAAAAACAGCTCACTTTTTGCCGTTCATTGATCGCCAAAAGTTCCGGTTCCTGCTGGTCGCAGGTGCCGGGCATAAAATCCGGACAGCGCGGATAGAAAGGACAACCCGACGGGCGATTATAAGGATGAGGAATGGAGCCGCTGATGGTTGGCAGTTTGGTCCGAGGGGTGGACTCGATACTGGGAATTGAGCGCAAAAGTGCTTTGGTGTACGGATGCTGGGGAGAATGGAACAGATCGTCCACCGGGCCTTCTTCAACCACTCGCCCCAGGTACATCACCACCACGTAGTCGGCCATTTCCGCAATCACACCCAGGTTGTGGGTGATCATCATAATGGCCATGCCGCGCTGCTCCTGCAATTGACGCAGCAGGTCGAGAATCTGCGCCTGCGTGGTCACATCGAGCGCGGTGGTTGGCTCGTCAGCGATGAGCAACCGGGGGTCGCACGAAAGGGCTACGGCAATCATGGCTCGCTGCCGCAACCCTCCGCTCAACTCAAAGGCATATTCGTCAATGCGGCGTTCCGGTTTGGGCACACCCACCTGGCCGAGTATCTCAATGGCTCGCTCCCTCGCTTCGTGCTTATTCACGCTGCAGTGCAGTTGAATCGTTTCGACAAGCTGGTTACCCACCGTATGCACCGGGCTAAACGACGTCATCGGC
This genomic interval carries:
- the yiaK gene encoding 3-dehydro-L-gulonate 2-dehydrogenase, producing MIRIPFAEMKQEFQRVLLNVGFTADRADQLANIFAQNSLDGVVSHGWNRFPFFIQQIEHGSLNIEAEPELVASFGAWEQWDGNLGPGPLNALAATNRAMELAREHGLGCVGLRNTNHWMRAGAYGQVAAEVGFVLLCWTNATAVMPPYGSHDIRLGNNPLVLAVPRQEGPVVLDMAMTQFSFGKLEVVSRRGEKLPVPGGFDQAGRPTQDATVILESGRPLPIGYWKGSGLALLLDMTATLITGGLATYQIRQREAEFGISQVFIAFDITQPVGAAWVEQEVQNIIADLHQAQPDASAAEVLFPGERVLRTRRENLTNGIPVDETVWQEILNL
- a CDS encoding ABC transporter ATP-binding protein, which produces MENEPKILLSVQNLKTYFFQDEGTVRAVDGATFDVYAGKTVGIVGESGCGKSVTAQSILRIVEEPGRIVEGKITLSSGNGTEIDLTALPANSKQIRAIRGGEIGLVFQEPMTSFSPVHTVGNQLVETIQLHCSVNKHEARERAIEILGQVGVPKPERRIDEYAFELSGGLRQRAMIAVALSCDPRLLIADEPTTALDVTTQAQILDLLRQLQEQRGMAIMMITHNLGVIAEMADYVVVMYLGRVVEEGPVDDLFHSPQHPYTKALLRSIPSIESTPRTKLPTISGSIPHPYNRPSGCPFYPRCPDFMPGTCDQQEPELLAINERQKVSCFLFQEGEVERG
- a CDS encoding ATP-binding cassette domain-containing protein translates to MDNSNGQVLLDVKNLRKFFPIRRGVLQRVVGHVRAVDDVTFYINKGETLSLVGESGCGKTTTSRCILRAIDPTEGQIFFRTNGGEPIDVAAMPESKVQHLRSQMQMIFQDPFSSLNPRMTLLDIVGEPLLVHGVKNRQQRMERVAELLNLVGLRPEYMRRYPHAFSGGQRQRIGIARALALNPQLIVADEPVSALDVSVQAQILNLMLELQSQLGLTYLFVAHDLSVVKHISERVAVMYVGKIVEIAKTDELFYHPRHPYTEALMSAVPKPDPRLRSERIVLEGEVADPANPPSGCYFHPRCRYATEICRTKTPVQEEISPRHYVSCHRANEIELRGVVAKKG
- a CDS encoding 2-dehydro-3-deoxyglucarate aldolase, whose translation is MKINTAKQKLLRGEPAFGYSAKLGSPVAAEFLSHSGIDFVMLDSQHGAWGQNLLMQSLIAVCAGPAMPFARVAYNSFTLIGQLLDAGILGLIVPMVDTVEEAKAVVSACRYPPEGERSFGWGHALAYGDDYAEWITEQLLVTVQIESVQAVENAEAIMAVPGIDGCVVGPADLSLSMGFPPREAANHPEHAGALEAVVQACRNTGKIPGIDVGAPDTVVKRIEQGFRFIGMGNDAKFVTNSAAAGLKLAQQAAAKL